In Pseudomonadota bacterium, the sequence AAGGATCCCCGAATTGGATTTGTGACGGTCACCCGTATTGAATTGAGCGACAATCTTAAAAACGCCAAGGTGCATGTCAGTATTATGGGCAGTGAAGAAGAAAAGGAAAAGTCGCTCGAAGGGTTGAACAGCGCCAAGGGCTATCTCCGGAATTCTCTCGGTAAAAATTTATACCTGAAATATATCCCCGAGTTGCACTTCAAGCTGGATGAAGCGGCCGACCATGTCGAGAAAATCACTAAAATCATCGGTGAATGGAACCATGAATAATATCTTGAATTTATACAAA encodes:
- the rbfA gene encoding 30S ribosome-binding factor RbfA; this encodes KDPRIGFVTVTRIELSDNLKNAKVHVSIMGSEEEKEKSLEGLNSAKGYLRNSLGKNLYLKYIPELHFKLDEAADHVEKITKIIGEWNHE